In Lautropia mirabilis, one DNA window encodes the following:
- a CDS encoding YcjF family protein, which translates to MTDTEQIRATLTLCLLAAYADQQKHEREGEEIRRIAEGLAAREEINLPALHQDVLMKRTGVQDVAARLQDDDARRLAYEMAVCVCEADGSISEAERAFLTEARQALQLDTASAEATVQQAEALAQAPLAEPLQETPLFGNSRAQGTPHEAGSHPTPPLPDAPANQNVPTGRPTPDAQAIDQQILRAAITNGAIELLPESLSTLAIIPLQMRLVYQIGQQYGYPLDKGHIRDFLATLGVGVTSQYLEQAGRKLLGSLLGKKLGKGMLGGLGRQAVSSGMSFASTYALGHVAREYYAGGRTLSTQMLKDAYQRVLGDGRALQSQYLPRIEAESRQLDAAKVMALVRGQG; encoded by the coding sequence ATGACGGACACCGAACAGATCCGCGCGACCCTGACGCTGTGCCTGCTGGCTGCCTACGCAGACCAGCAGAAACATGAACGCGAAGGCGAGGAGATCCGGCGCATTGCCGAGGGCCTGGCCGCCCGCGAGGAGATCAATCTGCCTGCGCTCCATCAGGATGTGCTGATGAAGCGCACCGGCGTGCAGGACGTGGCCGCCCGGCTGCAGGATGACGATGCCCGCCGGCTGGCCTACGAGATGGCGGTCTGTGTCTGCGAGGCCGATGGCAGCATCAGCGAGGCCGAACGCGCCTTCCTGACCGAGGCACGCCAGGCCCTGCAGCTGGATACAGCTTCCGCCGAGGCCACGGTGCAGCAGGCCGAGGCGCTGGCGCAGGCCCCGCTGGCGGAACCGCTGCAGGAAACCCCGCTTTTCGGAAACTCCCGGGCCCAGGGCACACCCCACGAAGCCGGCAGCCACCCGACACCCCCGCTCCCGGACGCTCCGGCGAACCAGAACGTGCCGACCGGCCGCCCCACGCCGGACGCACAGGCCATCGACCAGCAGATCCTGCGCGCGGCCATCACCAACGGCGCCATCGAGCTGCTGCCCGAATCGCTGTCGACGCTGGCCATCATCCCGCTGCAGATGCGGCTGGTCTACCAGATCGGCCAGCAGTACGGCTACCCGCTGGACAAGGGCCACATCCGCGATTTTCTGGCCACGCTGGGCGTGGGCGTCACCTCGCAGTATCTGGAACAGGCCGGCCGCAAGCTGCTGGGCAGCCTGCTCGGCAAGAAGCTGGGCAAGGGCATGCTGGGCGGGCTCGGCCGCCAGGCCGTCAGCTCGGGCATGAGCTTTGCCAGCACCTACGCCCTGGGACACGTGGCGCGCGAGTACTATGCCGGCGGCCGCACGCTGTCCACCCAGATGCTGAAGGACGCCTATCAGCGCGTGCTGGGCGACGGTCGTGCGCTGCAGTCGCAGTACCTGCCCCGGATCGAGGCTGAATCGCGCCAGCTGGATGCGGCCAAGGTGATGGCGCTGGTGCGCGGCCAGGGGTAA
- the speG gene encoding spermidine N1-acetyltransferase codes for MSSKHRPHAAEAPAPALHASARPAEAASRPAEISLRLRPLEREDLPFVHQLDNNANVMRYWFEEPFETFAELSALYDEHIHDQRERRFVVEAYGKSVGLVELVEIDHVHRRAEFQIIIAPDHQGKGIAFKAARLAMEYGFSVLNLYKIYLIVDRENHKAMHIYRKLGFEVEGELKHEFFINGQYRDVIRMCLFQHDFLSANRPQQVGLVTPTAQ; via the coding sequence ATGTCTTCCAAGCATCGCCCACACGCTGCCGAGGCGCCGGCCCCGGCGCTCCATGCTTCTGCACGCCCTGCCGAAGCGGCCTCCCGTCCAGCCGAGATCAGCCTGCGGCTGCGTCCGCTGGAGCGTGAGGACCTGCCCTTCGTGCACCAGCTGGACAACAACGCCAACGTGATGCGCTACTGGTTCGAGGAGCCCTTCGAGACCTTTGCCGAGCTGTCGGCGCTGTACGACGAGCACATCCACGACCAGCGCGAGCGCCGCTTCGTGGTGGAGGCCTATGGCAAGAGCGTGGGCCTGGTGGAGCTGGTGGAGATCGACCACGTGCACCGGCGGGCCGAGTTCCAGATCATCATCGCCCCCGATCATCAGGGCAAGGGCATTGCCTTCAAGGCGGCCCGGCTGGCCATGGAGTATGGCTTCAGCGTGTTGAACCTGTACAAGATCTACCTGATCGTCGACCGCGAGAACCACAAGGCGATGCACATCTACCGGAAGCTGGGCTTCGAGGTGGAAGGCGAGCTGAAGCACGAATTCTTCATCAACGGCCAGTACCGCGACGTCATCCGGATGTGCCTGTTCCAGCACGACTTCCTGTCGGCCAACCGTCCTCAGCAGGTCGGGCTGGTGACACCGACGGCACAGTGA
- the ykgO gene encoding type B 50S ribosomal protein L36 produces the protein MQVLSSLKEAKKRARDCQVVRRRGRIYIICKSNPRFKARQGGAKNRNKHA, from the coding sequence ATGCAGGTCCTGTCGTCCTTGAAGGAAGCCAAGAAACGTGCCCGTGACTGCCAGGTGGTGCGGCGGCGTGGGCGCATCTACATCATCTGCAAGTCCAACCCGCGCTTCAAGGCGCGCCAGGGCGGGGCCAAGAACCGCAACAAGCACGCCTGA
- a CDS encoding MFS transporter, translating into MTEEHPFSAAPKSPHRWLLLMMVGLGLLLVTVDITILLTALPVLTHELHASAAEGLWIVNAYPLFSTGLLLGAGTLGDRIGHRRMYLVGLVIFGLASLMAAYAGSVAVLVLARVLQAMGASAMLPATLALIRVGFADERERALAISVWACLSLVGAILGPLLGGWLLGHFHWGALFLVNVPIIAVAWLGTWFVAPEQRNPNADPWDLPSSVLALLALSSLVLAIKTATHPPIDLGVLGAALAAGLVAGLAFVRRQRQLTHPLLDFSLFRNPAFAAGVLGAVSVTFTTGGVLLGVSQRFQWVAGYTPLQSGLLASVLFIGTLPSSILGGLWLHHIGLRRLIAGGLAVGALGMLVAAQALPWHPSGLPAAHEGLGWLVTGLLLAGLGLGATISVASTAIVESAPPHRAGMASSVEEVAYEFGALLSIALLGSLLTGLYTVFVQLPPGVDAAAARSISAALDIVAASGGALPDHLAHLGQHLSPTLAEPGLAGSLPAEDAAARQEAASLLVAAQTAFDRSYTVVMHLGAVILTSGAWITNRLLRPRQRAS; encoded by the coding sequence ATGACCGAGGAACATCCCTTTTCCGCTGCACCGAAATCTCCCCACCGCTGGCTGCTGCTGATGATGGTGGGCCTGGGCCTGCTGCTGGTCACGGTGGACATCACCATCCTGCTGACGGCCCTGCCGGTGCTCACGCATGAACTGCACGCCAGCGCGGCCGAAGGGCTGTGGATCGTCAATGCCTATCCGCTCTTCAGTACCGGACTGCTGCTGGGTGCGGGCACGCTGGGCGACCGCATCGGCCACCGGCGCATGTACCTGGTGGGGCTGGTCATCTTCGGGCTGGCCTCGCTGATGGCGGCCTATGCGGGCTCGGTGGCCGTTCTGGTGCTGGCCCGCGTGCTGCAGGCCATGGGCGCCTCGGCCATGCTGCCGGCCACGCTGGCCCTCATCCGGGTGGGCTTTGCCGACGAGCGCGAACGGGCGCTGGCCATCTCGGTCTGGGCCTGCCTGTCGCTGGTGGGTGCCATTCTGGGGCCGCTGCTGGGCGGCTGGCTGCTGGGCCACTTCCACTGGGGCGCGCTCTTTCTCGTCAACGTGCCCATCATCGCCGTGGCCTGGCTGGGCACCTGGTTCGTGGCACCCGAACAGCGCAACCCGAACGCAGATCCCTGGGATCTGCCCTCGTCGGTGCTGGCGCTGCTTGCGCTCTCCTCGCTGGTGCTGGCCATCAAGACGGCCACCCATCCGCCCATCGACCTTGGAGTGCTGGGCGCCGCCCTGGCCGCTGGCCTTGTGGCAGGACTGGCCTTCGTCCGGCGACAGCGCCAGCTAACCCATCCCCTGCTGGACTTCTCGCTGTTTCGCAACCCCGCCTTTGCCGCGGGCGTGCTGGGCGCCGTGTCGGTGACGTTCACGACCGGTGGCGTGCTGCTGGGCGTCTCACAGCGCTTTCAGTGGGTAGCCGGCTACACGCCGCTGCAGAGCGGGCTGCTGGCCTCGGTGCTGTTCATCGGCACGCTGCCCAGTTCCATCCTGGGAGGCCTGTGGCTGCACCATATCGGCCTGCGGCGGCTGATTGCCGGTGGTCTGGCTGTGGGTGCATTGGGCATGCTGGTGGCCGCCCAGGCGCTCCCGTGGCATCCATCGGGCCTGCCGGCGGCCCATGAGGGCCTGGGATGGCTGGTGACGGGCCTGCTGCTGGCCGGGCTGGGCCTGGGCGCCACCATCTCGGTGGCCTCCACCGCCATCGTGGAAAGCGCGCCACCGCACCGGGCCGGCATGGCCTCGTCCGTGGAGGAAGTGGCCTATGAATTCGGTGCGCTGCTGTCGATCGCACTGCTGGGCAGCTTGCTGACCGGGCTCTACACGGTGTTCGTGCAGCTGCCACCGGGCGTGGACGCAGCGGCCGCCCGAAGCATCAGCGCGGCCCTGGACATCGTGGCGGCATCCGGCGGCGCCCTGCCCGATCACCTGGCGCACCTTGGCCAGCATCTGTCCCCAACCCTGGCCGAACCGGGGCTGGCGGGCTCCCTGCCTGCAGAGGATGCAGCCGCCCGCCAAGAGGCAGCTAGCCTGCTGGTCGCTGCCCAGACGGCCTTTGACCGCAGCTACACCGTGGTGATGCACCTGGGGGCAGTCATCCTGACCAGCGGGGCATGGATCACCAACCGGCTGCTGCGTCCCCGGCAGCGGGCGTCCTGA
- a CDS encoding LysR family transcriptional regulator has translation MSLRNLDDLHVLVRVADSASFSAAARSLQLDPKTVSKQIARLENALGTPLFERNTRNLRITDEGRTIAARARSVLSILDEIQQVGQGDDDTLRGVIRLTAPAPFGRKHVAPAIAEFSRRHPQVGFDLRLTDRMVDLYGDGFDLAIRLDEPTDSRLVSTPLALNRGMLVASPGYLAAHGTPHRPEDLSRHQALLPAGADGAQTTWALRQGRRERTVVMNGALGSDSGDILHAWCLAGLGISLRETWDIHDALRSGRLVPVLPDWTVPVTHISAVRARRDPVPRRLDVFIEFLARRWREAPWNTDAAH, from the coding sequence ATGTCTTTGCGAAACCTCGACGATCTGCACGTTCTGGTACGGGTTGCCGACAGCGCCAGTTTCTCGGCAGCCGCCCGTAGCCTGCAACTGGATCCAAAGACCGTCAGCAAGCAGATCGCGCGACTGGAGAACGCGCTGGGCACGCCCCTCTTCGAGCGCAACACGCGCAATCTGCGCATCACCGACGAGGGACGCACCATTGCAGCGCGTGCCCGCTCGGTGCTGTCCATCCTGGACGAGATCCAGCAGGTGGGCCAGGGTGACGACGACACGCTGCGCGGCGTCATCCGGCTGACGGCACCGGCGCCGTTCGGACGCAAGCACGTGGCCCCGGCCATCGCCGAGTTCAGTCGCCGGCACCCACAGGTCGGCTTCGACCTTCGCCTGACCGACCGGATGGTGGACCTGTACGGCGACGGCTTCGATCTGGCCATCCGCCTGGACGAGCCGACCGATTCGCGTCTGGTGTCCACGCCGCTGGCACTCAACCGCGGCATGCTGGTGGCCTCACCAGGCTATCTGGCCGCCCACGGCACGCCGCATCGGCCTGAGGATCTGAGTCGGCATCAGGCCCTGCTGCCGGCCGGCGCGGACGGGGCGCAGACCACCTGGGCCCTGCGCCAGGGACGGCGGGAACGGACGGTGGTGATGAACGGGGCGCTGGGCAGTGACAGCGGCGACATCCTGCACGCCTGGTGCCTGGCGGGGCTGGGCATCTCGCTGCGGGAAACCTGGGACATCCACGATGCTCTGCGCAGCGGACGCCTGGTACCGGTGCTGCCGGACTGGACCGTGCCCGTCACCCACATCAGCGCCGTGCGGGCGCGGCGCGACCCGGTCCCGCGCCGGCTGGACGTCTTCATCGAATTCCTGGCCCGGCGCTGGCGGGAGGCGCCCTGGAACACCGACGCGGCACACTGA
- a CDS encoding EamA family transporter produces MERWVLYATLSMLFAGFTSVIAKMGMEGISAELGLSVRTLFVCGFVFVFALMFVDPAELPRLNGRSLMWLCISGATTALSWIFYYKAIKEGQVATVALIDKGSVVVAMILAWILLREAITPRMAIGATLIVSGLLVMVRR; encoded by the coding sequence ATGGAACGCTGGGTCCTCTACGCCACGCTCTCGATGCTGTTTGCGGGCTTCACCTCCGTCATTGCCAAGATGGGCATGGAGGGCATTTCCGCCGAGCTGGGACTCAGCGTGCGCACGCTGTTCGTCTGCGGCTTCGTCTTCGTGTTTGCGCTGATGTTCGTGGACCCGGCCGAACTGCCCCGGCTGAATGGCCGCAGCCTGATGTGGCTGTGCATTTCCGGCGCCACCACGGCGCTTTCATGGATCTTCTACTACAAGGCCATCAAGGAAGGCCAGGTGGCCACCGTGGCGCTGATCGACAAGGGCAGCGTGGTGGTGGCCATGATCCTGGCCTGGATCCTGCTGCGCGAGGCCATCACCCCGCGCATGGCGATCGGCGCGACGCTGATCGTGTCGGGGCTGCTGGTGATGGTGCGCAGGTAG
- a CDS encoding DMT family transporter: MSTQPAVSGASPSPPSTSSSPQSPSPFSLSRQELALVAVTAFWGSTFLIIQLAMQHSGPLFFVGLRFVTAGLVGTLVFWKRLQGLTRQDLVAGMVIGISICLGYVLQTWGLKTIPVSQSAFITGLYVPMVPLLQWLVMRRRPSAMNLVGVTLAFAGLVLMAGPQEGEFGMTFGAWVTLAGAVAIAFEIILIGHYAGRVDLGRVTVVQLYAAGLLSFLLMPVLGESVPEFSWVWLVGAIGLGLSSILIQLGMNWAQKTVSPTRATVIYAGEPVWGGLAGYAAGERLPLLALAGGALIVTGVLVSELKLRRRQPGS; this comes from the coding sequence ATGAGTACGCAGCCTGCCGTGTCCGGGGCATCGCCTTCGCCCCCATCCACATCTTCATCCCCGCAGTCCCCCTCTCCGTTTTCGCTGTCGCGCCAGGAGCTGGCGCTGGTGGCCGTCACGGCCTTCTGGGGCAGCACCTTTCTCATCATCCAGCTGGCCATGCAGCACAGCGGGCCGCTGTTCTTCGTGGGGCTGCGCTTCGTCACGGCCGGACTGGTTGGAACGCTGGTGTTCTGGAAGCGATTGCAGGGTCTTACCCGGCAGGATCTGGTGGCGGGCATGGTGATCGGGATCAGCATCTGCCTGGGCTATGTGCTGCAGACCTGGGGGCTGAAGACGATTCCGGTCAGTCAGTCGGCCTTCATCACCGGGCTGTATGTGCCGATGGTGCCGCTGCTGCAGTGGCTGGTGATGCGTCGCCGACCGTCGGCCATGAACCTGGTGGGGGTGACGCTGGCCTTTGCGGGGCTGGTGCTGATGGCAGGTCCCCAGGAGGGCGAGTTCGGCATGACCTTCGGGGCATGGGTGACGCTGGCTGGGGCGGTGGCCATCGCCTTCGAGATCATCCTGATCGGGCACTACGCCGGCCGGGTGGACCTGGGGCGGGTGACGGTCGTTCAGCTGTACGCAGCCGGACTGCTGTCGTTTCTCCTGATGCCCGTTCTGGGCGAATCGGTTCCGGAATTTTCCTGGGTGTGGCTGGTGGGGGCTATCGGGCTGGGCCTCAGCAGCATCCTCATCCAGCTGGGCATGAACTGGGCCCAGAAAACGGTCTCGCCCACCCGGGCCACAGTCATCTACGCCGGTGAGCCGGTCTGGGGCGGGCTGGCCGGTTATGCAGCCGGTGAACGTCTGCCGCTGCTGGCCCTGGCCGGGGGCGCGCTGATCGTGACCGGGGTGCTGGTCAGCGAGCTGAAGCTACGCCGGCGCCAGCCCGGGTCCTGA
- a CDS encoding O-acetylhomoserine aminocarboxypropyltransferase/cysteine synthase family protein: protein MKFSTAAIHAGYHSDPTTRAAAVPVYQTTSYTFDDSQHGADLFNLAVPGNIYTRIMNPTNAVLEARVAALEGGVGALALASGMTAITYALQALCSPGSNIVSTSQLYGGTYNLFAHSLPNQGIQCRFVDHDDLEALEAAIDDNTRALYCESIGNPAGNVVDLKRWAEVAERHGVPLIVDNTVATPYLCRPFEHGAHIVVHSLTKYIGGHGTTIGGAIVDSGRFDWKKHARRFPIFSQPDPSYHGVVYTDSFGEAAYIARCRVVPLRNTGGALSPFNAFMLLQGLETLSLRMERHCSNALQVAQWLEKHPKVTRVNYAALPGSPYRETAERICGGRASGILSFELKGGIDAGMRFIDALQMIYRLVNIGDAKTLACHPASTTHRQLNEEELARAGVPAGLVRLSIGIEDVEDILADIAQALDKA, encoded by the coding sequence ATGAAATTTTCCACCGCCGCCATCCATGCCGGCTACCACAGCGACCCCACCACCCGGGCGGCCGCCGTGCCGGTCTACCAGACGACTTCGTACACCTTCGACGACAGCCAGCATGGCGCGGACCTCTTCAACCTGGCGGTGCCCGGCAACATCTACACGCGCATCATGAACCCCACCAATGCGGTGCTGGAGGCGCGCGTGGCGGCCCTGGAGGGTGGCGTCGGTGCGCTGGCGCTGGCTTCGGGCATGACGGCCATCACCTATGCGCTGCAGGCACTGTGCTCGCCGGGCAGCAACATCGTCTCCACCAGTCAGCTGTATGGCGGCACCTACAACCTGTTCGCGCACAGCCTGCCTAACCAGGGCATCCAGTGCCGCTTCGTGGATCACGACGATCTGGAGGCGCTGGAAGCGGCCATTGATGACAATACCCGTGCGCTCTACTGCGAATCGATCGGTAACCCGGCCGGCAACGTGGTGGACCTGAAGCGCTGGGCCGAGGTGGCCGAGCGCCATGGCGTGCCGCTCATCGTCGACAACACGGTGGCCACCCCCTACCTGTGCCGCCCCTTCGAGCATGGGGCCCACATCGTCGTGCATTCGCTCACCAAGTACATTGGTGGCCATGGCACCACGATTGGCGGCGCCATCGTCGACAGCGGCCGCTTCGACTGGAAGAAGCACGCACGGCGCTTCCCCATCTTCAGCCAGCCCGACCCGTCCTACCATGGCGTCGTCTACACCGACTCCTTCGGCGAGGCGGCCTACATTGCGCGCTGCCGTGTGGTGCCGCTGCGCAATACCGGTGGGGCACTCTCGCCCTTCAACGCCTTCATGCTGCTGCAGGGGCTGGAAACCCTGTCGCTGCGCATGGAACGGCACTGCAGCAACGCGCTGCAGGTGGCGCAGTGGCTGGAGAAGCACCCGAAGGTGACACGGGTCAATTACGCGGCGCTGCCGGGCAGCCCCTACCGGGAAACGGCCGAGCGCATCTGCGGCGGCCGCGCGTCGGGCATCCTCAGCTTCGAACTGAAGGGCGGCATCGACGCCGGCATGCGCTTCATCGACGCGCTGCAGATGATCTATCGCCTCGTCAACATTGGTGATGCGAAGACGCTGGCCTGCCACCCGGCCTCCACCACGCATCGGCAGCTGAACGAGGAAGAACTGGCGCGTGCCGGTGTGCCGGCCGGTCTGGTGCGGCTGTCCATCGGCATCGAGGATGTCGAGGACATCCTGGCCGACATCGCGCAGGCGCTGGATAAGGCCTGA
- a CDS encoding RHS repeat domain-containing protein, with product MKTPLACNRSPLYAALLAAFSLGLSATSLTSPHSASAAEPKAAKMVEMKSADTGTSQLFFDEAGRPIREIDATGSRLEIQYDKQGRMIEKRLSDKQGFSETTTYHYKENQLVKVESPSMTERMEYDAHGRLIARTAAIHPVDSGKNQIFVTRFQYDPSNNSRDARPSGIMLPNGAAMSIDRQSNGSINVRSANFRLGERHNGFLYSNRQSGNDGPQRFATLANGLFDVLAFERNGQPIGGGAAIFSDSPYYDSHLTEYRLQHHDNGRWQAIGTRYHGQIFDYDAQGRLIRTKWQSTDSKEKLDKLRISPTAVGDSQWQYRYDDRGNRIASSWTHQPTLNGKSADRKQEASFLPGTHRYKNVPYDAAGRPLEWNGWKLRWHPGGQILSMTHKDGRSIQYSYNHRGERVARREGKQWTFYDYQDGLLQAEIGAQRPLMRTWWHYQGMPLLMIETLKEPASAPGKKDAGHPQTDSKATPANVATAHPCTAAQHVKSSGSQDPWNCPTLQHDAYGMRWILLDPRGLPYGVASPRTTLSWSQLFGPFGEELPDTPYPTTLKWQPEPLSDAERRQADPVVRFPGHWADPTTGLHFTKRGEYDPDTGRYLVPQPDAPKGSNPYLFMNGNPMQAALKPFAPY from the coding sequence ATGAAAACACCCCTTGCCTGCAACCGCTCCCCCCTGTACGCCGCCCTGCTGGCCGCCTTCTCACTGGGGCTGTCTGCCACCTCACTGACCTCGCCACATTCCGCGTCTGCCGCGGAGCCCAAGGCAGCAAAGATGGTGGAAATGAAATCTGCCGACACCGGCACCAGCCAGCTCTTCTTCGACGAAGCCGGCCGACCGATCCGCGAAATCGACGCCACCGGCTCCCGCCTGGAGATCCAGTACGACAAGCAGGGCCGCATGATCGAAAAGCGCCTGTCCGACAAGCAGGGGTTTTCTGAAACAACGACCTACCACTACAAGGAAAATCAACTGGTCAAGGTCGAATCACCCTCCATGACCGAGCGGATGGAATACGATGCCCACGGCCGGCTGATTGCACGCACGGCCGCGATCCATCCGGTTGATTCGGGCAAGAATCAGATTTTCGTCACCCGCTTCCAGTACGATCCGTCCAACAACAGCCGGGATGCGCGCCCCAGCGGAATCATGCTGCCCAACGGGGCTGCAATGAGCATCGACCGTCAATCCAATGGCTCCATCAATGTGCGCTCCGCGAACTTCCGGCTGGGCGAACGGCACAACGGTTTTCTGTATTCCAATCGCCAGAGTGGCAACGACGGCCCACAGCGCTTTGCAACGCTTGCAAACGGTCTTTTCGATGTGTTGGCGTTTGAACGCAACGGCCAGCCGATCGGGGGTGGGGCCGCCATCTTTTCGGATTCTCCGTACTACGACAGCCATCTGACCGAATACCGCCTGCAACACCACGACAACGGACGCTGGCAGGCGATCGGAACCCGCTACCACGGTCAGATCTTTGACTATGATGCGCAGGGCCGTCTCATCCGCACCAAATGGCAATCTACCGACAGCAAGGAAAAACTCGACAAGCTGCGCATTTCTCCAACCGCAGTGGGTGACAGCCAATGGCAGTACCGCTATGACGACCGGGGCAACCGCATCGCATCGAGCTGGACGCATCAGCCTACGCTGAACGGGAAATCGGCCGACCGAAAGCAGGAAGCCTCCTTCCTGCCGGGCACCCACCGTTACAAGAACGTACCCTACGACGCTGCCGGCAGGCCGCTGGAATGGAACGGCTGGAAGCTGCGCTGGCATCCAGGCGGCCAGATCCTGTCGATGACGCACAAGGATGGTCGCAGCATCCAGTACAGCTACAACCACCGCGGTGAACGGGTGGCCCGTCGTGAAGGCAAGCAATGGACCTTCTACGACTATCAGGATGGCCTGCTGCAGGCCGAGATCGGCGCGCAGCGTCCGTTGATGCGCACCTGGTGGCACTATCAGGGCATGCCCTTGCTGATGATCGAGACCCTGAAGGAACCCGCGTCGGCACCCGGAAAGAAAGATGCCGGCCATCCACAGACTGACTCGAAGGCCACTCCGGCAAACGTCGCAACAGCCCACCCATGCACCGCTGCCCAGCATGTCAAGTCGTCCGGGTCACAGGATCCGTGGAACTGTCCCACGCTGCAGCATGACGCCTATGGCATGCGCTGGATCCTGCTTGATCCGCGTGGCCTGCCCTACGGTGTAGCCAGTCCGCGCACCACGTTGAGCTGGAGCCAGCTGTTCGGCCCCTTTGGCGAGGAGCTGCCCGATACCCCCTACCCGACCACGCTGAAATGGCAGCCGGAACCGCTGTCGGACGCCGAGCGTCGGCAGGCAGACCCTGTGGTGCGCTTCCCCGGCCACTGGGCAGATCCCACCACGGGGCTGCATTTCACGAAACGGGGTGAATACGATCCGGATACGGGCCGCTATCTGGTACCGCAGCCCGATGCCCCCAAGGGCAGCAACCCGTATCTGTTCATGAACGGCAACCCGATGCAGGCTGCACTCAAGCCCTTTGCACCGTACTGA
- a CDS encoding tannase/feruloyl esterase family alpha/beta hydrolase: MPRLPCTLNSFADASLAEAPTQVTSVQTEDINGKAMCLVQGVISPQIRFIVRLPVAGWTQRYLQTGCGGLCGRLAIHSPQRDCSFERDGTLAMASTDMGHTSGAGGIWAAADMQLRVDFGYRAVHATRLIAGELIHRYYGQPPKYTYFSGCSDGGREALMAVQLYPKDFNGVVAGAPSLVFTIQNSMYHGWNARIVQPDSDQPAIREDDLPILHRRAVQACDAADGTTDGLVSDPTCKVDPWQWVCPDKVADPSRDLMNAGNCISPRTAAAVAEVYRGAHDGDHKLVLGSVLPGSELAWLRVLVPRNAVLQRQTQQRSSHDMSTPLHPSKTPSPAAPPPPKPAPNAHAAVPDAATPTRPPSPEGTPIDQVVLPPTARTVSLKSSSDIIPALAYPGSYDPHWKLANFRFTRESLQRLAPMHALLDASNPDLSAYREAGGKVLIWHGLADPNITPMNAIAYWQAVRDLDPQADDMLRLFLIPGMYHCDRGDGLGSLDVTTPLMDWVEDGLAPETLFASATEVDARAGRGRPIQRFPYLTVLKPGGDPANPADWQRGRTIDIDPALYRNWAGAEFFKPGFQRFCGFSGLQFVCQP, translated from the coding sequence ATGCCCCGACTGCCCTGCACGCTCAACAGCTTTGCCGATGCCTCGCTGGCCGAGGCGCCCACGCAGGTCACGTCCGTGCAGACCGAGGACATCAATGGCAAGGCGATGTGCCTGGTGCAGGGCGTCATCTCGCCCCAGATCCGCTTCATCGTGCGGCTGCCCGTGGCCGGCTGGACGCAGCGCTACCTGCAGACCGGCTGCGGCGGGCTGTGCGGCCGGCTGGCCATCCATTCCCCGCAGCGCGACTGTTCCTTCGAGCGCGACGGCACGCTGGCCATGGCCTCGACCGACATGGGCCACACCAGTGGCGCCGGCGGCATCTGGGCCGCCGCCGACATGCAGCTGCGGGTGGATTTCGGCTACCGCGCCGTGCATGCCACCCGCCTCATCGCGGGTGAACTCATTCATCGCTATTATGGTCAGCCACCGAAGTACACCTATTTCTCAGGTTGCTCCGACGGTGGGCGTGAGGCGCTGATGGCCGTGCAGCTCTATCCGAAAGACTTCAACGGCGTGGTGGCCGGCGCACCGTCCCTGGTGTTCACCATTCAGAACAGCATGTACCACGGCTGGAATGCCCGCATCGTGCAGCCCGACAGCGACCAGCCCGCCATCCGCGAGGACGACCTGCCGATCCTGCACCGCCGTGCAGTGCAGGCCTGCGATGCCGCCGACGGCACGACCGACGGCCTGGTCAGCGACCCGACCTGCAAGGTCGATCCCTGGCAATGGGTGTGCCCCGACAAGGTGGCGGACCCTTCCCGGGACCTCATGAACGCGGGCAACTGCATCTCGCCGCGCACGGCCGCCGCGGTGGCCGAAGTCTATCGGGGCGCCCATGACGGCGACCACAAGCTGGTGCTGGGCTCGGTGCTGCCAGGCTCGGAGCTGGCCTGGCTGCGCGTGCTGGTGCCGCGCAACGCCGTGCTGCAGCGCCAGACGCAGCAGCGCTCGTCGCACGACATGAGCACCCCGCTGCATCCGTCGAAGACGCCCTCGCCCGCTGCACCGCCACCCCCAAAGCCGGCCCCCAACGCGCACGCAGCGGTGCCCGATGCCGCCACACCCACGCGCCCGCCCAGCCCCGAGGGCACGCCCATCGACCAGGTGGTGCTGCCGCCCACGGCACGCACCGTCAGCCTGAAGTCTTCCAGCGACATCATTCCGGCGCTGGCCTATCCGGGTTCCTACGATCCGCACTGGAAGCTGGCGAACTTTCGCTTCACCCGCGAATCACTGCAACGGCTGGCGCCGATGCACGCCCTGCTGGACGCCAGCAATCCGGATCTGTCCGCCTACCGCGAAGCGGGCGGCAAGGTGCTGATCTGGCATGGTCTGGCCGATCCGAACATCACGCCGATGAATGCCATCGCCTACTGGCAGGCCGTGCGCGACCTGGACCCGCAGGCCGACGACATGCTGCGGCTTTTCCTGATTCCCGGCATGTACCACTGCGACCGCGGCGACGGCCTGGGCAGCCTGGATGTGACCACGCCGCTGATGGACTGGGTGGAAGACGGCCTGGCCCCCGAGACGCTGTTTGCCTCGGCCACCGAGGTGGATGCCCGCGCCGGCCGCGGCCGACCGATCCAGCGCTTTCCGTACCTGACGGTGCTGAAACCGGGTGGCGATCCGGCCAACCCTGCCGACTGGCAGCGCGGCCGCACCATCGACATCGACCCGGCGCTGTACCGCAACTGGGCCGGGGCCGAGTTCTTCAAACCGGGCTTCCAGCGCTTCTGCGGGTTTTCCGGGCTGCAGTTCGTCTGCCAGCCCTGA